The Kordia sp. SMS9 genome window below encodes:
- a CDS encoding GNAT family N-acetyltransferase → MEITRNDYGKKGQFTLRENDQQIGKMTYTWAGESKFIIDHTEVDDNREGNGFGKKMVMEAVKFARENTIKILPLCPFAKRVFEKNKDIQDVEF, encoded by the coding sequence ATGGAAATCACTAGAAACGATTACGGAAAAAAAGGACAATTTACACTACGTGAAAACGATCAACAAATTGGTAAAATGACGTATACTTGGGCAGGAGAAAGTAAATTCATCATTGATCACACAGAAGTTGACGACAATCGTGAGGGCAACGGATTCGGTAAAAAAATGGTGATGGAAGCTGTAAAATTCGCTAGAGAAAATACTATCAAAATTTTGCCACTGTGTCCATTTGCCAAAAGAGTCTTCGAAAAAAACAAAGACATTCAGGATGTAGAATTTTAA
- a CDS encoding AraC family transcriptional regulator has translation MFLFPYFNIHSTPLLVLVIQALVLVGLLLKRYAEKKNASDAILAILLLIVSYTQICYTVGFMGWYDTFRNTKINYFLIPAGTAIAPLIYFYVKSVTKSNFKFLKQHWWHFAIPLSIVVYRLTIYTYDALQPGFNETQNGILKIELDEPFVLPILSIVGFSVMLLYLAFTIQLYVNYRQKIKQYFSNIFKLELNWIRNFLIVFTILFLYSSIQDFIGSVLVDLGYDERWWLNLCMAICAIYIGLKGYFTDTTKLNKLDFSFSPERISIPEASKDSKKEVENTAIQAIEALMQHEKPYLNPDLNLSELAKQANLTRGQLSEIINTGFQMNFNDFVNSYRVNAFKGMLKEGKHKQLSLLGIAYECGFNSKATFNRVFKKLTNFSPTQYLQSLAG, from the coding sequence ATGTTTCTGTTTCCTTATTTTAATATACACAGCACACCTTTATTAGTTCTTGTCATACAAGCATTGGTATTGGTAGGATTGTTATTAAAACGATATGCTGAAAAAAAGAATGCTTCTGACGCTATTTTGGCAATTTTATTATTGATTGTTTCCTATACACAAATCTGCTACACCGTTGGTTTTATGGGTTGGTATGATACGTTTCGCAATACGAAAATCAACTATTTCTTAATACCTGCTGGAACTGCGATTGCTCCGTTGATCTATTTTTATGTAAAATCTGTGACGAAGTCCAATTTCAAATTTTTAAAACAACACTGGTGGCATTTCGCCATTCCGTTGAGCATAGTTGTCTATCGCTTAACAATTTATACGTATGATGCGTTGCAACCTGGATTCAACGAAACGCAAAACGGTATTTTAAAAATTGAACTTGATGAACCCTTTGTCCTTCCTATTTTATCCATCGTTGGATTTTCTGTGATGTTGCTCTATTTGGCATTTACGATACAATTATACGTTAATTACAGACAAAAAATAAAGCAATACTTCTCTAATATTTTTAAGCTGGAGCTGAATTGGATTCGCAATTTTCTCATCGTATTTACGATATTATTCCTATACAGTTCGATACAAGATTTTATTGGAAGCGTGCTCGTAGATTTAGGATACGACGAACGTTGGTGGCTCAATTTATGCATGGCAATTTGTGCGATTTATATAGGTTTGAAAGGCTATTTTACAGACACTACGAAGTTGAACAAACTGGACTTTAGTTTTTCGCCAGAGCGAATCTCCATTCCTGAAGCGTCAAAAGATTCCAAAAAAGAAGTTGAAAATACGGCTATACAAGCGATTGAAGCATTAATGCAACATGAAAAGCCGTACTTAAATCCAGATTTAAACTTGTCAGAACTCGCCAAACAAGCCAATCTTACACGTGGACAACTTTCTGAAATTATCAACACAGGATTTCAAATGAACTTCAATGATTTTGTAAATTCCTATCGTGTCAATGCCTTCAAAGGAATGCTAAAAGAAGGCAAACACAAACAATTGTCCTTACTCGGAATTGCCTACGAATGCGGTTTCAACAGCAAAGCTACCTTCAACAGAGTCTTTAAAAAACTCACCAACTTCTCTCCTACGCAATACTTGCAGTCTTTGGCTGGGTGA
- a CDS encoding DUF1853 family protein, translating to MNTTSRISSIIHATQLETSLTGIPTFSLSELQITTLPEVQLPTNRRLGHLVEKVVSELIKASENYNMLYENVQIIQHKNTIGELDFIIQQKATTKIIHLELAYKFYLFDPTFSANASKNWIGPNRKDALHEKLEKLQQKQFPLLYHEATKAKLPTINVQKITQKLCVLANLFVPYQATLKLNSTFQKAIKGVYMNFEIFTRLDNSAKAYYIPPKKAWGIDPSEHEVWTDFKGVKASILENLSAKRSLLCWQKHNATFETFFIVWW from the coding sequence ATGAATACAACTTCGAGAATCTCCTCCATTATACATGCTACGCAGCTAGAAACTTCTTTGACAGGAATTCCGACGTTTTCACTTTCTGAATTACAAATTACCACACTTCCCGAAGTCCAATTACCTACCAATCGTAGATTGGGACATTTGGTAGAAAAAGTAGTTTCGGAATTGATCAAAGCTTCTGAAAACTACAATATGTTGTATGAAAACGTTCAAATCATACAACACAAAAATACCATTGGCGAACTTGATTTTATCATTCAACAGAAAGCTACAACTAAAATTATTCACTTAGAATTGGCGTATAAATTTTATCTGTTTGATCCGACATTTTCTGCAAATGCTTCTAAAAACTGGATTGGTCCAAACCGAAAAGATGCACTACATGAAAAATTAGAAAAGCTGCAACAAAAACAGTTTCCACTACTCTATCATGAAGCTACAAAAGCAAAATTACCGACTATAAACGTTCAAAAAATCACGCAAAAGCTCTGTGTATTGGCGAATTTATTTGTTCCATATCAAGCTACACTAAAACTGAATTCTACATTTCAAAAAGCGATTAAAGGCGTTTATATGAACTTTGAAATCTTTACACGTTTAGACAATTCCGCGAAAGCGTACTACATTCCACCCAAAAAAGCATGGGGAATTGATCCTTCGGAACATGAAGTTTGGACAGATTTTAAAGGTGTAAAAGCATCTATTCTCGAAAATCTATCCGCAAAACGATCGCTTTTATGCTGGCAGAAACACAACGCTACTTTTGAAACATTTTTTATAGTTTGGTGGTAG
- a CDS encoding thiamine pyrophosphate-dependent enzyme codes for MQAKVENTQNISFDQFKEEIIQDYTTAVISRECSLLGRREVLTGKAKFGIFGDGKEVPQLAMAKAFQNGDFRSGYYRDQTFMMAIGELNIQQFFAGLYAHTDIDVEPMSAGRQMGGHFATHSLDKNGEWKNLTQQKNSSADISPTAGQMPRLLGLAQASKIYRHVTGIDAEKFSVNGNEIAWGTIGNASTSEGLFFETINAAGVLQVPMVMSVWDDEYGISVHAKHQTTKENISEILKGFQRTETENGYEIFTVNGWDYPSLIATYQKAADISREQHVPVLIHVQQVTQPQGHSTSGSHERYKSKERLAWEVEYDCNAQMRKWIIENGIETDETLTELEKDIKKRVRDGKKAAWKDFVAPMKQEQIEVLNLLTNLAATSPNKVFINKLKEELGAIAEPIRKEIAGYARKALRLVIGENTPERQALSHWISTYFKKIQPKYSSHLYSESAKSVLKIQSEAPEYTHDSEEVDARIVLRDNFDALFTKYPEALVFGEDAGEIGDVNQGLEGMQEKYGKLRVSDTGIREATILGQGIGMAMRGLRPIAEIQYLDYLLYALQIMSDDLATVLYRTKGTQKAPVIIRTRGHRLEGIWHSGSPMGAIINSIKGIHVLVPRNMTKAAGFYNTLLESDEPALVIECLNGYRLKEKLPTNLGEFKTKIGVVETIKEGSDMTVVSYGSTLRIVEQAAKELQAVGIDIEIIDCQSLIPFDIDHDCVKSVQKTNRLLVVDEDVPGGASAFILQHIVDEQNGYQYLDSKPQTLSAKAHRPAYGTDGDYFSKPSAEDIFEKIYAMMHEANPSDFPELY; via the coding sequence ATGCAAGCAAAAGTTGAAAACACTCAAAATATTTCATTCGATCAATTCAAAGAAGAAATTATTCAAGATTATACAACAGCAGTCATCAGTCGCGAATGTAGTCTTTTAGGTCGTAGAGAAGTATTGACAGGAAAAGCGAAGTTTGGCATTTTTGGCGATGGAAAAGAAGTACCACAATTAGCCATGGCAAAAGCGTTTCAAAATGGTGACTTTCGTTCGGGTTACTATCGCGATCAAACCTTTATGATGGCAATTGGCGAACTAAACATTCAACAATTTTTTGCAGGTTTGTATGCACACACCGATATTGATGTAGAACCAATGTCTGCCGGAAGACAAATGGGCGGACACTTTGCTACGCATAGCTTGGACAAAAATGGCGAATGGAAAAATTTAACACAACAAAAAAATTCAAGTGCCGACATCTCTCCTACTGCGGGACAAATGCCACGATTGCTAGGATTGGCACAAGCATCTAAAATATACCGACATGTAACAGGAATTGATGCAGAGAAATTTTCTGTAAACGGAAACGAAATTGCTTGGGGAACGATTGGAAATGCAAGTACAAGTGAAGGATTATTCTTTGAAACCATCAATGCTGCGGGCGTATTACAAGTTCCTATGGTGATGAGTGTTTGGGATGATGAATACGGAATTTCAGTACATGCCAAGCATCAAACTACCAAAGAAAATATATCTGAAATCTTAAAAGGATTTCAACGTACGGAAACGGAAAACGGATATGAAATCTTTACCGTCAACGGTTGGGATTATCCTTCATTAATAGCAACGTATCAAAAAGCTGCTGACATCTCGCGCGAGCAACATGTTCCTGTGTTGATTCATGTACAGCAAGTTACACAACCACAAGGACATTCAACTTCGGGTTCGCATGAGCGTTACAAAAGCAAAGAGCGTTTGGCGTGGGAAGTAGAATACGATTGTAATGCACAAATGCGAAAGTGGATTATTGAAAATGGTATCGAAACTGATGAAACGCTAACAGAGCTTGAAAAAGACATTAAAAAGCGTGTCCGCGATGGTAAAAAAGCTGCTTGGAAAGATTTTGTAGCGCCCATGAAGCAAGAGCAAATTGAAGTATTGAATTTGTTAACCAATTTGGCAGCAACAAGTCCAAATAAAGTTTTCATCAACAAACTTAAAGAAGAATTGGGCGCCATTGCAGAACCAATTCGTAAAGAAATTGCAGGATATGCGCGTAAAGCACTGCGTTTGGTCATTGGCGAAAACACACCAGAACGACAAGCATTGAGCCATTGGATTTCAACATACTTCAAGAAAATTCAACCAAAATACAGTTCACATTTATATAGTGAATCGGCAAAAAGTGTTTTAAAAATTCAATCGGAAGCACCAGAATATACTCACGATTCAGAAGAAGTAGATGCACGTATTGTATTGCGTGATAATTTTGATGCGCTCTTTACAAAATATCCAGAAGCCTTAGTTTTTGGTGAAGATGCCGGCGAAATCGGAGATGTAAATCAAGGATTGGAAGGCATGCAAGAAAAATACGGAAAATTGCGTGTTTCTGATACAGGAATTCGTGAAGCAACTATTTTAGGACAAGGAATTGGAATGGCAATGCGCGGATTGCGTCCGATTGCAGAAATTCAATACTTAGATTATTTATTATACGCGTTGCAAATTATGAGTGACGATTTGGCAACCGTTTTATACAGAACCAAAGGAACACAAAAAGCGCCTGTCATCATTCGTACGCGTGGACATCGTTTGGAAGGAATCTGGCATTCAGGTTCACCGATGGGCGCGATTATCAATTCCATCAAAGGAATTCATGTCTTAGTTCCTAGAAACATGACCAAAGCCGCTGGTTTTTACAATACATTGTTAGAAAGTGACGAACCTGCCTTAGTGATAGAATGCTTAAATGGCTATCGTTTAAAAGAAAAATTACCTACGAATTTAGGAGAATTCAAAACGAAAATTGGTGTCGTAGAAACTATCAAAGAAGGAAGTGATATGACGGTGGTTTCGTATGGTTCTACACTTCGCATTGTAGAACAAGCTGCCAAAGAATTGCAAGCCGTCGGAATTGACATTGAAATCATTGACTGTCAATCGTTGATTCCGTTTGACATTGATCACGATTGTGTAAAAAGTGTACAAAAAACAAATCGTTTATTGGTCGTAGACGAAGATGTGCCAGGTGGCGCTTCTGCGTTTATCTTACAACATATTGTAGACGAACAAAACGGATATCAATATTTAGATAGCAAACCGCAAACACTTTCTGCCAAAGCACACAGACCAGCGTATGGAACGGATGGAGATTATTTCTCAAAGCCTTCTGCGGAAGATATTTTTGAGAAAATCTATGCGATGATGCATGAAGCAAATCCTTCAGATTTTCCTGAGTTGTATTAA
- a CDS encoding toxin-antitoxin system YwqK family antitoxin yields the protein MKLSFWAFICMSFLVIGCADRKEKPTVTTTAEFSVEIPNTSVLKSTLKYHPKKSLWTVNNVPYSGFAVSYYPDGILKEEFGILNGLKQNKYLKWYPDGHLQNVTTYHQGKLHGEKKIWSSDAAHVLIAQLQYDTGKAHGEQKKWYATGEVYKKLNLHKGKEEGLQQAFRKNGVLYANYEAREGRIFGLKKAALCYGLEDEKVQYENK from the coding sequence ATGAAACTATCTTTTTGGGCATTTATATGTATGAGCTTTTTAGTAATTGGTTGTGCTGATCGAAAGGAAAAACCAACCGTAACGACGACTGCGGAATTCTCTGTAGAAATACCAAATACAAGCGTTTTAAAATCTACACTAAAATATCATCCTAAAAAATCCTTGTGGACAGTAAACAATGTGCCATATTCAGGATTTGCCGTAAGTTATTATCCAGATGGAATCTTAAAAGAAGAGTTTGGTATTTTAAATGGCTTGAAGCAAAATAAATATTTAAAATGGTATCCTGATGGACATTTACAAAATGTTACTACATATCATCAAGGGAAATTACATGGCGAAAAGAAAATATGGTCTTCTGATGCAGCCCATGTGTTAATTGCACAGCTTCAGTACGACACAGGAAAAGCTCATGGTGAGCAAAAAAAATGGTACGCAACAGGAGAAGTTTATAAAAAATTAAACTTACACAAAGGAAAAGAAGAAGGTTTGCAACAAGCATTTCGAAAAAATGGTGTCTTGTATGCGAATTACGAAGCGCGTGAAGGCAGAATCTTTGGACTAAAAAAAGCAGCGTTATGCTACGGATTAGAAGATGAAAAAGTTCAATATGAAAATAAATAA